In one window of bacterium DNA:
- a CDS encoding thiolase family protein yields the protein MRDAVIVSAVRTAIGKAPRGALRDTRPDELAAAVIREAVRRVSGLDPAAVEDVILGCALPEGEQGLNMARVAALRAGLPVTTCGQTINRFCSSGLQAIALASYEVMTGQVDVAVAGGVESMSLVPMRGNKYAPNPHLAGEWPDVYLSMGLTAENVARRFEVSREDQDAFSLRSHARAAAAIAAGRFTDEVLPLTVRRWEDGDGRPASRELTFGADEGVRADTSLERLAALPPVFAKDGVVTAGNSSQTSDGAAAVVVMSEETAERLRLKPLGIFRSFAVAGVPPEIMGIGPVEAVPKALRQARVRLQDVDVIELNEAFASQAVAVARRLDLDEARLNPNGGAIALGHPLGCSGARITVTMLHELARRGARYGVATMCIGGGMGAAGVFERP from the coding sequence ATGCGTGACGCGGTGATCGTCTCGGCGGTCCGAACCGCCATCGGCAAGGCGCCGCGGGGCGCGCTCCGCGATACGCGCCCGGATGAGCTGGCCGCGGCGGTGATTCGGGAGGCGGTCCGCCGCGTGAGCGGACTCGACCCGGCCGCCGTGGAGGACGTAATCCTGGGCTGCGCCCTGCCGGAGGGGGAGCAGGGGCTCAACATGGCGCGGGTGGCGGCGCTGCGGGCGGGACTGCCGGTCACCACCTGCGGCCAGACGATCAACCGGTTCTGCTCCTCCGGCCTGCAGGCGATCGCGCTCGCATCATACGAGGTCATGACCGGGCAGGTGGACGTGGCGGTGGCGGGCGGCGTCGAGAGCATGAGCCTCGTGCCGATGCGCGGTAACAAATACGCGCCGAATCCGCACCTCGCGGGCGAGTGGCCCGACGTGTATCTGTCGATGGGGCTTACCGCCGAGAACGTGGCCCGGCGGTTCGAGGTCTCGCGGGAGGACCAGGACGCGTTCAGCCTGCGGAGCCACGCGCGCGCCGCGGCGGCGATCGCGGCCGGCCGCTTCACGGACGAGGTTCTGCCGCTCACGGTCCGGCGGTGGGAGGACGGCGACGGCCGCCCGGCGTCACGCGAGCTGACCTTTGGGGCGGACGAGGGCGTGCGCGCCGACACCTCGCTCGAGCGGCTCGCCGCGCTGCCGCCCGTCTTCGCCAAGGACGGGGTGGTGACGGCCGGCAACTCGTCGCAGACGAGCGACGGCGCCGCGGCCGTGGTGGTGATGTCGGAGGAGACGGCGGAGCGGCTGCGCCTGAAACCGCTGGGGATCTTCCGGTCCTTCGCCGTCGCCGGCGTGCCGCCGGAGATCATGGGCATCGGCCCGGTCGAGGCGGTGCCCAAGGCGCTGCGTCAGGCGCGGGTGCGCCTGCAAGACGTCGACGTGATCGAGTTGAACGAAGCGTTCGCCTCGCAGGCCGTCGCGGTTGCCCGGCGTCTCGACCTCGACGAGGCGCGGCTCAACCCGAACGGCGGGGCGATCGCGCTCGGGCATCCGCTCGGGTGCAGCGGCGCCCGCATCACGGTGACGATGCTGCACGAACTGGCGCGCCGGGGCGCGCGGTACGGCGTCGCCACGATGTGCATCGGCGGTGGGATGGGCGCGGCCGGCGTGTTCGAGCGTCCGTAG
- a CDS encoding 3-hydroxyacyl-CoA dehydrogenase/enoyl-CoA hydratase family protein encodes MHVRRATVIGAGVMGSAIAAHLANAGVSVRLLDVAPRELTDDDRRAGRTPAHPEVRARLARAGKERALRATPPAFMAPELASLVTPGNFEDDLHHARESDWIIEAVVENLAAKRAVLAQIEAHGRPGALVSSNTSGLSINAMLEGRSPAFRRHFLGTHFFNPPRYMRLVEVIPAADTLPEVLAAAADVIGRVLGKGVVTAKDTPNFIGNRIGAFTSCLAWKLALEGGYTVEEVDLLTGPLIGRPRTGSFRLADLVGLDTAYHVRRNVYESLPHDPDREVFNPPALLRGMVERGWLGAKTGRGFYWRRGDATMVVDLDSLEYRPLRPPDLPSVAAVAGIAGIGERLTTLFRAGDRAAAFVRQLLDRTLAYAARVLPEISDDVVNVDRAMRWGFHWELGPFELWDALGPAEIAARLAADGAAIPPVVDEVIRRGDGRFYRDAGSNVVAAGRRAEGGRRQFFDMPAAGYRPVPTPAGAIVLADLARTERELERTPDASLLDLGDGVGCVEFHSHLNGVTLETLRVLESALDRLEGEFEALVIGTQARDFCAGASLREWLSLADEGRWAAVDERVRRFQELARRVRRASKPVVAAPRGRTLAAGGEICLACGRLQAAAETYMGLVDTEVGLVPAGGGTMEIVRRAQSRIPPGVTADLLPFIQWAFEAIARGTISQSALEARRLGYVRDADGITMDAERLIQDAKDAALAMVRLGYRPALPDRIRVGGERIRAALHETLYILKAGGQITAFDEVVGRRLAHVMAGGAVPEGTAVSEGYLLDLEREAFLGLLGEAKTRERMRHQVQTGRPLRN; translated from the coding sequence GTGCACGTCCGGCGGGCCACGGTCATCGGCGCGGGGGTGATGGGGAGCGCGATCGCGGCGCACCTTGCGAACGCCGGCGTGTCCGTCCGGCTGCTCGACGTGGCGCCGCGGGAGCTCACCGACGACGACCGCCGGGCAGGCCGCACACCGGCCCACCCGGAGGTTCGCGCGCGTCTCGCGCGCGCCGGCAAGGAACGGGCGCTCCGCGCCACGCCGCCCGCGTTCATGGCCCCCGAACTGGCCTCGCTCGTGACGCCCGGAAACTTCGAGGACGACCTGCACCACGCCCGGGAGTCCGACTGGATCATCGAGGCGGTGGTCGAGAACCTCGCGGCCAAGCGGGCGGTCCTGGCCCAAATCGAGGCCCACGGGCGGCCGGGCGCCCTCGTGAGCTCCAACACGAGCGGCCTCTCGATCAACGCCATGCTCGAGGGACGCTCGCCCGCGTTTCGGCGGCATTTTCTCGGCACGCACTTCTTCAACCCTCCCCGTTACATGCGGCTCGTCGAAGTCATTCCGGCCGCCGACACGCTGCCGGAGGTCCTCGCGGCCGCCGCCGACGTCATCGGCCGCGTGCTCGGCAAGGGCGTCGTGACCGCCAAGGACACGCCGAATTTCATCGGCAACCGCATCGGCGCGTTCACTTCGTGCCTGGCGTGGAAGCTCGCGCTCGAAGGCGGCTACACGGTCGAAGAAGTGGACCTGTTGACGGGCCCGCTGATCGGCCGGCCGCGCACCGGCAGCTTCCGCCTCGCCGATCTGGTCGGGCTCGACACCGCGTATCACGTCCGCCGCAACGTCTACGAGAGCCTGCCTCACGACCCGGATCGGGAGGTCTTCAATCCTCCGGCGCTGCTGCGCGGCATGGTCGAGCGCGGCTGGCTCGGCGCCAAGACGGGCCGCGGATTCTACTGGCGGCGCGGCGACGCCACGATGGTGGTGGACCTCGACAGCCTGGAGTACCGTCCGCTGCGGCCGCCCGACCTGCCGTCCGTCGCCGCGGTCGCGGGCATCGCCGGTATCGGTGAGCGGCTCACCACGCTTTTTCGAGCCGGCGACCGGGCCGCCGCGTTCGTCCGGCAGCTCCTCGACCGCACCCTCGCCTACGCCGCCCGGGTGCTGCCGGAGATCAGCGACGACGTGGTCAATGTCGACCGCGCGATGCGGTGGGGCTTCCATTGGGAGCTCGGTCCGTTCGAGCTCTGGGATGCCCTCGGCCCGGCGGAGATCGCCGCGCGTCTCGCGGCCGACGGCGCGGCGATCCCCCCGGTGGTGGACGAAGTGATCCGGCGCGGAGACGGGCGTTTCTATCGGGACGCGGGCTCGAATGTCGTGGCGGCCGGGAGGCGAGCGGAAGGCGGCCGCCGTCAGTTCTTCGATATGCCGGCCGCCGGGTACCGACCGGTACCCACCCCCGCCGGCGCGATCGTGCTCGCCGACCTCGCGCGGACCGAACGCGAACTCGAGCGCACTCCTGATGCGTCGCTGCTCGACCTCGGCGACGGCGTCGGCTGCGTCGAATTCCACTCGCACCTGAACGGTGTGACACTGGAAACCCTGCGCGTGCTGGAATCGGCCCTCGACAGGCTGGAAGGGGAGTTCGAGGCGCTCGTGATCGGCACGCAGGCGCGCGATTTCTGCGCGGGCGCGAGCCTTCGCGAATGGCTGTCGCTCGCGGACGAAGGCCGCTGGGCGGCGGTGGATGAGCGGGTCCGCCGGTTCCAAGAACTCGCGCGGCGGGTGCGCCGGGCCTCGAAACCGGTCGTCGCCGCCCCTCGCGGGCGAACGCTCGCCGCCGGCGGCGAGATCTGCCTGGCCTGCGGCCGCCTGCAGGCCGCCGCCGAGACCTACATGGGACTGGTCGACACGGAGGTCGGCCTCGTCCCCGCGGGCGGCGGTACCATGGAAATCGTCCGGCGCGCCCAGTCACGCATCCCGCCCGGCGTGACGGCCGACCTGCTGCCCTTTATCCAGTGGGCGTTCGAGGCGATTGCGCGGGGGACGATCTCGCAGTCGGCCCTCGAGGCGCGGCGGCTCGGGTACGTGAGAGACGCGGACGGCATCACGATGGACGCCGAACGGTTGATCCAAGATGCCAAGGACGCCGCGCTGGCGATGGTCCGCCTCGGCTACCGGCCGGCGCTGCCGGACCGGATTCGCGTCGGCGGCGAGCGGATTCGGGCGGCGTTGCACGAAACGCTCTACATCTTGAAGGCCGGCGGCCAGATCACGGCGTTCGACGAGGTCGTCGGCCGCCGGCTGGCGCACGTGATGGCCGGGGGCGCCGTGCCGGAGGGGACCGCGGTTTCCGAAGGCTACCTGCTCGATCTGGAGCGCGAGGCGTTTCTCGGGCTGCTCGGCGAGGCGAAGACGCGCGAGCGGATGCGGCACCAGGTGCAGACCGGCCGGCCGCTTCGCAACTAG
- a CDS encoding fatty acid--CoA ligase: MHVPLTPLEFRRRAETLFGGKVGVIDGEKRFTYAEFGERSRRLAAALRDQGVRPGDVVSFLTYNTHHLLEAYYGVLQAGAVLNPINIRLHPNDIAYVLNHAESRALFFHKDFAPMVATMRPGLETVKHLVVLEPDGPPPPGAAEYETLLGRAAPISVDPDVDENSVAELFYTSGTTGRPKGVALTHRSLYLHALYCIISKRLGDATVHLHVVPMFHVNGWGAPHTITGIGGTHVLLRKIDPVEIFRLVQAERVTDLYAVPAIFNALVNHPEFGKYDLRSLRLLMSGGAPPAPALVAAMLDKFGCEAFVGYGLTETSPVLTLARPKTHLQHEPPERQLERRTRTGYPILGVEVRVMDENGRDVPADGETVGEIVARSNVVMDRYFKDPEATAAAIRDGWFHTGDMATLDAEGYVNIVDRKKDIIISGGENISSVQIENTLYAHPAVFECAVIPVPDERWGEVPKALVVLKPGAAATETDVLQFCRERLAGFMVPKSVEFLEALPKGGTGKILKGQLREQYWAGQPRRVH, translated from the coding sequence ATGCATGTCCCGCTCACACCGCTGGAATTCCGCCGCCGCGCGGAGACGCTCTTCGGCGGCAAGGTGGGGGTGATCGACGGCGAGAAGCGCTTCACGTACGCCGAGTTCGGCGAACGCTCGCGCCGGCTCGCCGCGGCGCTTCGAGATCAGGGGGTCCGCCCCGGCGACGTCGTGTCCTTCCTGACCTACAACACGCACCATCTGCTCGAGGCGTACTACGGCGTGCTGCAGGCCGGCGCGGTGCTCAACCCGATCAACATCCGCCTGCATCCGAACGACATCGCGTACGTGCTCAACCACGCCGAGAGCCGCGCGCTGTTCTTCCATAAAGACTTCGCCCCGATGGTTGCGACGATGCGGCCCGGCCTCGAGACGGTGAAGCACTTGGTGGTCCTGGAGCCGGACGGGCCGCCGCCGCCCGGCGCGGCCGAGTACGAGACGCTGCTCGGGAGGGCCGCGCCGATCAGCGTCGACCCGGACGTCGATGAGAACAGCGTGGCCGAACTTTTCTACACCAGCGGCACGACGGGCCGGCCGAAGGGGGTCGCCCTCACCCATCGGTCGCTCTACCTGCACGCCCTGTACTGCATCATCTCCAAGCGGCTCGGCGACGCGACGGTGCACCTGCACGTCGTGCCGATGTTCCACGTGAACGGGTGGGGCGCCCCGCACACGATCACCGGCATCGGCGGCACGCACGTGCTGCTCCGCAAGATCGATCCCGTCGAGATCTTCCGTCTCGTCCAGGCCGAGCGGGTGACCGACTTGTACGCGGTGCCGGCCATCTTCAACGCGCTCGTCAACCACCCGGAGTTCGGGAAGTACGATCTGCGCAGCCTCCGGCTGCTGATGAGCGGCGGCGCGCCGCCGGCGCCCGCGCTCGTTGCGGCGATGCTGGACAAATTCGGGTGCGAGGCGTTCGTCGGCTACGGCCTGACCGAGACGAGTCCGGTGCTGACGCTGGCGCGGCCCAAGACCCATCTGCAGCACGAGCCGCCCGAGCGGCAGCTCGAGCGGCGGACGCGGACCGGGTACCCGATTCTCGGCGTCGAGGTTCGCGTCATGGATGAGAACGGGCGCGACGTGCCGGCCGACGGCGAGACGGTCGGGGAGATCGTGGCCCGCAGCAATGTCGTGATGGACCGGTACTTCAAGGATCCGGAGGCGACCGCCGCCGCCATTCGCGACGGGTGGTTTCACACCGGCGACATGGCCACCCTCGACGCGGAGGGCTACGTCAACATCGTCGACCGCAAGAAGGACATCATCATCAGCGGCGGCGAGAACATTTCGTCGGTGCAGATCGAGAACACACTCTACGCCCATCCCGCGGTGTTCGAGTGCGCGGTCATTCCCGTGCCCGACGAGCGGTGGGGCGAAGTGCCGAAAGCGTTGGTCGTCCTCAAGCCGGGGGCCGCGGCCACGGAGACCGACGTGCTCCAGTTCTGCCGGGAGCGGCTGGCCGGCTTCATGGTCCCGAAATCGGTGGAGTTCCTGGAGGCCCTCCCAAAGGGCGGGACCGGCAAGATCCTCAAGGGCCAGCTGCGCGAGCAGTACTGGGCCGGACAGCCGCGCCGGGTCCACTGA
- the mscL gene encoding large conductance mechanosensitive channel protein MscL gives MLKEFREFAMRGSLLDLAIGIVIGTAFGRIISSLVSDIIMPPIGLALGGLDFANLFVTLKGGPFPSVAAAKAAGAPTINYGVFINTIVDFVIVAFVMFLVIRQVNRMRRQPEVAPTTKSCPYCVSTIPLKAVRCPHCTSDLKAA, from the coding sequence ATGCTGAAAGAGTTCCGGGAATTTGCGATGCGCGGGAGCTTGCTCGACTTGGCAATCGGGATCGTCATCGGCACCGCGTTCGGCCGGATCATCTCATCGCTCGTGAGCGACATCATCATGCCGCCGATCGGCCTGGCGCTCGGCGGCCTGGACTTCGCGAACCTGTTTGTCACGCTGAAAGGAGGTCCGTTCCCCTCGGTCGCGGCGGCCAAAGCGGCGGGGGCGCCCACGATCAACTACGGCGTCTTCATCAACACGATCGTCGACTTCGTCATCGTGGCCTTCGTGATGTTCCTGGTCATCCGGCAGGTCAACCGGATGCGGCGGCAGCCCGAGGTCGCGCCCACGACCAAGTCGTGCCCGTACTGCGTGTCGACGATCCCGCTCAAAGCCGTCCGGTGTCCACACTGCACCTCCGACCTCAAGGCGGCGTAG
- a CDS encoding AMIN domain-containing protein, giving the protein MRRLCGIRAARTAAAIVVSALCALAGRPAAAVSAEPATVTGVTTRMEGRELQVVIRASAAVHYEVQPVRPAWIVVDILNARLGFRAGTVHPAEGVIQQIRAGQFTPDVVRVVVECVAPVRFRVAAADEESAVIVAIPDGAGRPAAAPAGQRSGATTIVPGRSIGTVRLGMTLPDVVAALGRATNTAERPGVGVDYTWYAAPVESGLGVRATGAGIVRRIWVIEDPAYRTREGLHTGSTEADVRAVFGAPSWTVAVASQEKSITLMYERLGAWFGVRPSAVNGDRNTVFRIDVIEPSSSGTPRSGP; this is encoded by the coding sequence ATGAGACGGCTCTGCGGCATCCGGGCGGCGCGTACCGCCGCCGCGATCGTTGTCTCCGCCCTCTGCGCCCTCGCCGGACGGCCGGCCGCCGCGGTTTCCGCCGAGCCGGCAACCGTGACGGGCGTCACGACACGAATGGAGGGCCGCGAGCTCCAGGTCGTGATCCGGGCGTCGGCGGCCGTCCACTACGAGGTGCAGCCGGTTCGACCGGCCTGGATCGTCGTCGACATCCTGAACGCGCGGCTCGGGTTCCGGGCGGGCACCGTGCACCCCGCGGAGGGTGTGATCCAACAAATCCGGGCAGGTCAGTTCACACCGGATGTCGTGCGGGTGGTGGTGGAGTGCGTCGCGCCCGTTCGCTTCCGCGTCGCGGCGGCCGACGAGGAGAGCGCGGTCATTGTCGCCATCCCCGACGGTGCCGGTCGGCCGGCCGCCGCCCCGGCGGGACAGCGGAGCGGCGCGACGACGATCGTTCCCGGCCGGAGCATCGGCACCGTCCGTCTCGGAATGACGCTGCCGGACGTCGTCGCGGCGCTTGGACGCGCCACGAACACGGCGGAACGGCCCGGCGTCGGCGTGGACTACACCTGGTATGCGGCCCCGGTGGAATCGGGCCTCGGTGTCCGCGCGACGGGCGCGGGCATCGTCCGCCGGATCTGGGTGATCGAGGACCCCGCCTATCGGACGCGGGAAGGGCTGCACACGGGCAGCACGGAGGCCGACGTCCGGGCGGTGTTCGGCGCGCCCTCGTGGACGGTCGCCGTCGCCTCTCAGGAAAAATCCATCACGCTGATGTATGAGCGGCTCGGCGCGTGGTTCGGCGTACGGCCGAGTGCCGTGAACGGGGACCGTAACACCGTGTTTCGCATCGATGTGATAGAGCCGTCGTCCTCAGGCACGCCGCGGAGCGGTCCCTAA
- a CDS encoding DUF5681 domain-containing protein has protein sequence MAVESNAGTTPRPGGATGKGFVPGQSGNPGGRPRGLARMVREAVSDGADVVALMTAVLKGDRKALGVRTVSLKDRMQAAEWLAERGFGKTIPVVDLPEERPQVSFEDQLQAWMEQLPPALREPLARELDAQFYAAIDAEVAKAEAAVRANLPGPPIDIRDFVVAHRADCLTIPGVRDVTLSDSYDIILEVDAEVPDDRLMWIEREACKRLRHPVVTKRRSR, from the coding sequence ATGGCGGTTGAGAGCAACGCGGGAACAACGCCTCGGCCCGGAGGAGCGACCGGCAAGGGCTTCGTGCCGGGGCAGTCCGGCAACCCCGGCGGTCGGCCGCGAGGGCTGGCCCGGATGGTCCGTGAGGCAGTGTCCGACGGCGCTGATGTGGTCGCGCTGATGACGGCCGTTCTCAAAGGCGACCGCAAGGCCCTGGGCGTCAGGACAGTCTCGCTCAAGGACAGGATGCAGGCGGCCGAATGGCTGGCCGAACGAGGCTTCGGCAAGACGATTCCCGTCGTGGACCTTCCCGAGGAACGGCCGCAAGTTTCGTTTGAGGACCAGTTGCAAGCGTGGATGGAGCAACTGCCCCCGGCGCTGCGCGAGCCGCTCGCACGGGAACTCGACGCCCAGTTCTATGCGGCTATAGACGCGGAGGTCGCGAAGGCGGAAGCGGCAGTGCGCGCCAACCTGCCGGGACCACCGATTGATATTCGGGACTTCGTAGTCGCGCACCGAGCGGATTGTCTGACCATCCCAGGTGTTCGGGATGTCACGTTATCTGACTCGTACGACATCATCTTGGAGGTCGATGCCGAAGTCCCCGACGATAGATTGATGTGGATAGAGCGCGAGGCTTGTAAACGTTTGCGACATCCCGTGGTAACGAAGAGGAGGTCACGTTGA